In one Hemitrygon akajei chromosome 3, sHemAka1.3, whole genome shotgun sequence genomic region, the following are encoded:
- the mlh3 gene encoding DNA mismatch repair protein Mlh3 isoform X4, translating into MDKEMPPQKLRLLSVSVQDGLRSAVKVPSLAHCLEELLLNSLAAGCGCAAARVNADIGRVQVADNGEGLERAALVLAGARYHSSRAIGSGESPGDRQGGVPWNIQQDCPWAGQGGGSRGGEEENPRCGQGEELGGGEDPGEGLEEQPEVGPGCRGEALASIAHLSGLLEIVSRPRGGGSQTWVKLFRNGQAQRVYKAEVARPSPGTTVTVCNLFYRLPVRRRRMIRTLEWEQIRLRVQALSLLHPGVSFTLRNEASSTAGGSLVVRLPKASSLPARFAQIYGTQKAAALGSVQHSNDCFHMSGFISRQGHHTKAQRLVFVNGRLVLKTRIHVQLDLLIRRRSLICRSGCSTGSRGSPDLHPVYIINVRCDHRQYDACWETGRTLLEFSSWDLLLNCLEEGVHAFLLQEKLLLEPLEEQENPQSPLLSSKPVFSHEMAAVQSKSVHRQAVLPETSGENAVYQGLATIEKVGVLGAEDEEPALEHSGIALYSTEAPKSILDITGQRTTACNKSLWKETGDSSFLSNLSTSDSPETQPTKLLQPSIERVLTKGDGIYQLAVAYESESSSGTGVSPREEVKTTEGEVNGLQTGRKELSGKQTHKESQGVEFGVTGLITHVIPMKIKGSDLEHGNCTERGHTFHLGPVSAWDISERLKRGCTRFTAGGNMHLSANRECRKAKPRRSIRLCQKVKSTSQYHNQSGKCTESVTTPGKIMSLKDHINSKCRKVANCEPISCQARFCRKLSMPLITASLDAFRREYARASGQDAGNSSQYIEVTRHDDGSPSMKSTPENAMVIKESDNLNQNVGVRCTDFGVNVHSESLLHNQSVGFQRNLHTCGSRSIAGHISQVQPSLNAQATYSQDKKITTVSKGLPRTLAAKLSRLKYLGQEEKSWESNSRRFADCISSCQSLERLPKLEHASPHCLSLESQLSGAEANSDNYAGVAGEGSCTGAKNIYNLAMINEKSNTEKLSSATAEERAIDGTVSQPELHPGDQPQTDETIEEHLSQQDDAVASSKESDLSWIPTIPGAAEADVCVGTCEGVNTLKCFPSQWLQYFDGSLGKTVYVNSVTGVSSYELPPESQTHAACTKDFTTMAVNVLMKTGVTYRCYPFRSENLIPFLPRSREERQEDKVDEELGDGRDAQLGSSGSLRSLFLKWKNPVFFRSPEVAVDVSSEQADNLAVKIHNVLYPYRFTKDMISSMQVLNQVDNKYIACLINTSLDQGTTIGSNLLVLVDQHAAHERVRLEQLISGCIGSS; encoded by the exons ATGGATAAGGAAATGCCGCCGCAGAAGCTGCGTTTACTGTCGGTGAGCGTACAGGACGGACTTCGTTCGGCAGTGAAAGTGCCGTCGCTCGCTCATTGCCTGGAAGAACTGCTGCTGAACAGCCTGGCAGCCGGCTGCGGTTGCGCGGCGGCTCGCGTTAACGCAGATATCGGGCGCGTGCAGGTGGCAGATAACGGCGAGGGGCTGGAGCGCGCGGCCCTGGTGCTGGCGGGAGCGCGCTACCACAGTAGCCGCGCCATTGGGTCTGGGGAAAGCCCCGGGGACCGGCAGGGTGGTGTTCCCTGGAATATACAGCAAGACTGTCCCTGGGCTGGGCAGGGAGGGGGTTCCaggggtggagaggaagaaaatcccaggtgtggacagggagaggaACTCGGGGGTGGAGAGGATCCTGGCGAAGGATTGGAAGAGCAGCCTGAAGTGGGGCCTGGGTGTCGTGGTGAGGCACTGGCCAGCATTGCACACTTGTCGGGTTTGCTAGAAATAGTGAGTAGGCCACGAGGTGGTGGCAGCCAGACATGGGTCAAGTTGTTCCGCAATGGACAGGCCCAGCGGGTGTACAAGGCTGAGGTAGCCAGGCCCAGCCCCGGCACCACTGTCACTGTATGCAATCTCTTTTACCGACTGCCAGTGAGGCGACGTCGTATGATCCGAACCCTGGAGTGGGAGCAGATCAGGCTCAGAGTTCAAGCCCTGAGTCTTCTGCACCCCGGAGTCTCCTTCACCTTGCGGAATGAAGCTTCTTCCACAGCTGGAGGCTCACTTGTAGTCAGGCTGCCGAAAGCAAGCAGTTTGCCAGCACGCTTTGCTCAGATCTACGGTACACAGAAGGCAGCAGCTCTTGGCTCTGTTCAGCATTCAAATGATTGTTTCCATATGAGTGGTTTCATTAGCCGACAGGGCCACCATACCAAGGCACAGCGGCTGGTGTTTGTCAATGGGCGACTGGTGCTAAAAACCCGTATACATGTGCAGCTGGATCTGCTGATCAGGCGACGCAGCCTGATATGTAGGTCAGGTTGCTCTACTGGATCCCGTGGAAGCCCTGATCTCCACCCTGTTTATATCATCAATGTCAGGTGTGACCATAGGCAGTACGATGCCTGCTGGGAGACTGGTCGTACCTTGCTGGAGTTCAGCTCCTGGGACTTGCTGCTGAACTGCTTGGAGGAGGGAGTCCATGCCTTCCTGCTACAGGAGAAACTTCTACTGGAGCCTTTAGAGGAACAGGAAAATCCCCAGTCACCTCTTCTCAGCTCAAAACCCGTGTTTTCACATGAAATGGCTGCAGTCCAGTCCAAATCTGTGCATAGGCAGGCAGTACTACCTGAAACCTCTGGGGAAAATGCTGTGTATCAGGGGCTTGCAACAATTGAGAAGGTTGGGGTGTTGGGTGCTGAGGATGAAGAGCCAGCCTTGGAACATTCAGGCATTGCCCTATACTCTACTGAAGCTCCAAAATCCATTTTGGACATTACTGGTCAGCGGACAACTGCCTGCAACAAGTCACTGTGGAAAGAGACAGGAGACAGTAGTTTCCTCAGCAACCTGAGTACATCAGATAGCCCTGAGACGCAGCCAACAAAGCTGTTGCAGCCCAGTATAGAGAGGGTGCTCACAAAAGGAGATGGAATTTATCAGCTTGCTGTTGCTTATGAGAGTGAGAGCTCATCAGGTACCGGTGTCTCACCTCGAGAGGAGGTGAAGACAACAGAAGGGGAGGTTAATGGACTGCAGACAGGGCGAAAGGAGCTCTCAGGAAAACAGACACACAAGGAGAGTCAGGGAGTGGAATTTGGTGTCACAGGTCTTATAACCCATGTGATCCCTATGAAAATAAAGGGTTCTGACCTTGAACATGGTAACTGTACAGAGAGGGGTCATACCTTTCACTTAGGCCCAGTCAGTGCCTGGGATattagtgagagattgaaaagggGATGTACTCGGTTTACAGCTGGGGGCAATATGCACTTGAGTGCAAATAGGGAATGTAGGAAGGCCAAACCCCGAAGATCCATCAGGCTTTGTCAGAAAGTTAAGAGTACTTCCCAGTATCATAATCAGTCTGGGAAGTGCACTGAATCAGTGACGACACCTGGGAAGATTATGTCACTGAAAGATCATATTAATTCCAAATGCAGAAAAGTTGCCAATTGTGAACCTATCTCCTGTCAAGCTAGATTCTGCAGGAAGCTAAGTATGCCTCTGATAACTGCTTCACTGGATGCATTTAGAAGAGAATATGCCAGGGCCAGTGGTCAGGATGCAGGCAACTCTTCCCAATATATTGAGGTTACTCGACATGACGATGGTAGTCCATCCATGAAATCCACACCAGAGAATGCCATGGTAATTAAAGAATCAGACAATTTGAACCAGAATGTAGGTGTGAGATGCACAGACTTTGGAGTTAATGTTCACAGTGAGAGTTTACTGCACAACCAGTCTGTTGGCTTCCAAAGGAATTTGCATACTTGTGGCTCTAGGTCAATAGCTGGACACATATCCCAAGTGCAGCCCAGTCTTAATGCACAAGCTACTTATTCACAAGACAAAAAAATCACCACTGTTTCTAAGGGGCTTCCAAGAACTTTGGCTGCAAAATTGTCCAGATTAAAATACCTTGGACAAGAAGAGAAGAGTTGGGAGTCCAATTCAAGGAGGTTTGCAGACTGTATTTCATCTTGCCAGAGCCTAGAGAGGCTTCCGAAGCTGGAACATGCATCTCCACACTGTTTATCTCTAGAATCACAGCTCTCAGGAGCTGAAGCAAACTCTGACAACTATGCGGGAGTTGCTGGAGAGGGAAGTTGTACAGGTGCTAAAAATATATACAACCTTGCTATGATTAATGAAAAGTCTAATACTGAGAAGTTGTCTAGTGCTACAGCTGAGGAAAGGGCAATtgatggaacagtttcacagCCTGAGCTGCACCCTGGAGACCAACCCCAAACTGATGAAACAATTGAAGAGCACTTAAGCCAACAGGATGATGCTGTGGCCAGCAGTAAGGAATCTGACCTTTCATGGATTCCCACAATACCAGGAGCTGCTGAAGCAGATGTTTGTGTGGGCACCTGTGAAGGTGTCAATACGTTGAAATGTTTTCCCTCACAATGGCTGCAGTATTTTGATGGATCTCTGGGGAAGACAGTGTATGTAAACAGTGTGACTGGAGTGAGTAGTTATGAACTTCCACCAGAGTCTCAGACACATGCTGCCTGCACGAAAGACTTCACAACTATGGCAGTTAACGTCCTCATGAAGACTG GTGTCACATACAGATGCTACCCGTTCCGCAGTGAAAACCTGATCCCATTCTTGCCTCGGTCACGAGAAGAAAGGCAGGAAGACAAAGTTGATGAAGAGCTCGGTGATGGAAGAG ATGCTCAGCTGGGGTCAAGTGGGTCACTGCGTTCTTTATTCTTGAAGTGGAAGAATCCAGTCTTTTTCCGGTCCCCAGAG
- the mlh3 gene encoding DNA mismatch repair protein Mlh3 isoform X5, whose product MDKEMPPQKLRLLSVSVQDGLRSAVKVPSLAHCLEELLLNSLAAGCGCAAARVNADIGRVQVADNGEGLERAALVLAGARYHSSRAIGSGESPGDRQGGVPWNIQQDCPWAGQGGGSRGGEEENPRCGQGEELGGGEDPGEGLEEQPEVGPGCRGEALASIAHLSGLLEIVSRPRGGGSQTWVKLFRNGQAQRVYKAEVARPSPGTTVTVCNLFYRLPVRRRRMIRTLEWEQIRLRVQALSLLHPGVSFTLRNEASSTAGGSLVVRLPKASSLPARFAQIYGTQKAAALGSVQHSNDCFHMSGFISRQGHHTKAQRLVFVNGRLVLKTRIHVQLDLLIRRRSLICRSGCSTGSRGSPDLHPVYIINVRCDHRQYDACWETGRTLLEFSSWDLLLNCLEEGVHAFLLQEKLLLEPLEEQENPQSPLLSSKPVFSHEMAAVQSKSVHRQAVLPETSGENAVYQGLATIEKVGVLGAEDEEPALEHSGIALYSTEAPKSILDITGQRTTACNKSLWKETGDSSFLSNLSTSDSPETQPTKLLQPSIERVLTKGDGIYQLAVAYESESSSGTGVSPREEVKTTEGEVNGLQTGRKELSGKQTHKESQGVEFGVTGLITHVIPMKIKGSDLEHGNCTERGHTFHLGPVSAWDISERLKRGCTRFTAGGNMHLSANRECRKAKPRRSIRLCQKVKSTSQYHNQSGKCTESVTTPGKIMSLKDHINSKCRKVANCEPISCQARFCRKLSMPLITASLDAFRREYARASGQDAGNSSQYIEVTRHDDGSPSMKSTPENAMVIKESDNLNQNVGVRCTDFGVNVHSESLLHNQSVGFQRNLHTCGSRSIAGHISQVQPSLNAQATYSQDKKITTVSKGLPRTLAAKLSRLKYLGQEEKSWESNSRRFADCISSCQSLERLPKLEHASPHCLSLESQLSGAEANSDNYAGVAGEGSCTGAKNIYNLAMINEKSNTEKLSSATAEERAIDGTVSQPELHPGDQPQTDETIEEHLSQQDDAVASSKESDLSWIPTIPGAAEADVCVGTCEGVNTLKCFPSQWLQYFDGSLGKTVYVNSVTGVSSYELPPESQTHAACTKDFTTMAVNVLMKTGVTYRCYPFRSENLIPFLPRSREERQEDKVDEELGDGRDAQLGSSGSLRSLFLKWKNPVFFRSPESRPCEASSGPSPMAAPASFLR is encoded by the exons ATGGATAAGGAAATGCCGCCGCAGAAGCTGCGTTTACTGTCGGTGAGCGTACAGGACGGACTTCGTTCGGCAGTGAAAGTGCCGTCGCTCGCTCATTGCCTGGAAGAACTGCTGCTGAACAGCCTGGCAGCCGGCTGCGGTTGCGCGGCGGCTCGCGTTAACGCAGATATCGGGCGCGTGCAGGTGGCAGATAACGGCGAGGGGCTGGAGCGCGCGGCCCTGGTGCTGGCGGGAGCGCGCTACCACAGTAGCCGCGCCATTGGGTCTGGGGAAAGCCCCGGGGACCGGCAGGGTGGTGTTCCCTGGAATATACAGCAAGACTGTCCCTGGGCTGGGCAGGGAGGGGGTTCCaggggtggagaggaagaaaatcccaggtgtggacagggagaggaACTCGGGGGTGGAGAGGATCCTGGCGAAGGATTGGAAGAGCAGCCTGAAGTGGGGCCTGGGTGTCGTGGTGAGGCACTGGCCAGCATTGCACACTTGTCGGGTTTGCTAGAAATAGTGAGTAGGCCACGAGGTGGTGGCAGCCAGACATGGGTCAAGTTGTTCCGCAATGGACAGGCCCAGCGGGTGTACAAGGCTGAGGTAGCCAGGCCCAGCCCCGGCACCACTGTCACTGTATGCAATCTCTTTTACCGACTGCCAGTGAGGCGACGTCGTATGATCCGAACCCTGGAGTGGGAGCAGATCAGGCTCAGAGTTCAAGCCCTGAGTCTTCTGCACCCCGGAGTCTCCTTCACCTTGCGGAATGAAGCTTCTTCCACAGCTGGAGGCTCACTTGTAGTCAGGCTGCCGAAAGCAAGCAGTTTGCCAGCACGCTTTGCTCAGATCTACGGTACACAGAAGGCAGCAGCTCTTGGCTCTGTTCAGCATTCAAATGATTGTTTCCATATGAGTGGTTTCATTAGCCGACAGGGCCACCATACCAAGGCACAGCGGCTGGTGTTTGTCAATGGGCGACTGGTGCTAAAAACCCGTATACATGTGCAGCTGGATCTGCTGATCAGGCGACGCAGCCTGATATGTAGGTCAGGTTGCTCTACTGGATCCCGTGGAAGCCCTGATCTCCACCCTGTTTATATCATCAATGTCAGGTGTGACCATAGGCAGTACGATGCCTGCTGGGAGACTGGTCGTACCTTGCTGGAGTTCAGCTCCTGGGACTTGCTGCTGAACTGCTTGGAGGAGGGAGTCCATGCCTTCCTGCTACAGGAGAAACTTCTACTGGAGCCTTTAGAGGAACAGGAAAATCCCCAGTCACCTCTTCTCAGCTCAAAACCCGTGTTTTCACATGAAATGGCTGCAGTCCAGTCCAAATCTGTGCATAGGCAGGCAGTACTACCTGAAACCTCTGGGGAAAATGCTGTGTATCAGGGGCTTGCAACAATTGAGAAGGTTGGGGTGTTGGGTGCTGAGGATGAAGAGCCAGCCTTGGAACATTCAGGCATTGCCCTATACTCTACTGAAGCTCCAAAATCCATTTTGGACATTACTGGTCAGCGGACAACTGCCTGCAACAAGTCACTGTGGAAAGAGACAGGAGACAGTAGTTTCCTCAGCAACCTGAGTACATCAGATAGCCCTGAGACGCAGCCAACAAAGCTGTTGCAGCCCAGTATAGAGAGGGTGCTCACAAAAGGAGATGGAATTTATCAGCTTGCTGTTGCTTATGAGAGTGAGAGCTCATCAGGTACCGGTGTCTCACCTCGAGAGGAGGTGAAGACAACAGAAGGGGAGGTTAATGGACTGCAGACAGGGCGAAAGGAGCTCTCAGGAAAACAGACACACAAGGAGAGTCAGGGAGTGGAATTTGGTGTCACAGGTCTTATAACCCATGTGATCCCTATGAAAATAAAGGGTTCTGACCTTGAACATGGTAACTGTACAGAGAGGGGTCATACCTTTCACTTAGGCCCAGTCAGTGCCTGGGATattagtgagagattgaaaagggGATGTACTCGGTTTACAGCTGGGGGCAATATGCACTTGAGTGCAAATAGGGAATGTAGGAAGGCCAAACCCCGAAGATCCATCAGGCTTTGTCAGAAAGTTAAGAGTACTTCCCAGTATCATAATCAGTCTGGGAAGTGCACTGAATCAGTGACGACACCTGGGAAGATTATGTCACTGAAAGATCATATTAATTCCAAATGCAGAAAAGTTGCCAATTGTGAACCTATCTCCTGTCAAGCTAGATTCTGCAGGAAGCTAAGTATGCCTCTGATAACTGCTTCACTGGATGCATTTAGAAGAGAATATGCCAGGGCCAGTGGTCAGGATGCAGGCAACTCTTCCCAATATATTGAGGTTACTCGACATGACGATGGTAGTCCATCCATGAAATCCACACCAGAGAATGCCATGGTAATTAAAGAATCAGACAATTTGAACCAGAATGTAGGTGTGAGATGCACAGACTTTGGAGTTAATGTTCACAGTGAGAGTTTACTGCACAACCAGTCTGTTGGCTTCCAAAGGAATTTGCATACTTGTGGCTCTAGGTCAATAGCTGGACACATATCCCAAGTGCAGCCCAGTCTTAATGCACAAGCTACTTATTCACAAGACAAAAAAATCACCACTGTTTCTAAGGGGCTTCCAAGAACTTTGGCTGCAAAATTGTCCAGATTAAAATACCTTGGACAAGAAGAGAAGAGTTGGGAGTCCAATTCAAGGAGGTTTGCAGACTGTATTTCATCTTGCCAGAGCCTAGAGAGGCTTCCGAAGCTGGAACATGCATCTCCACACTGTTTATCTCTAGAATCACAGCTCTCAGGAGCTGAAGCAAACTCTGACAACTATGCGGGAGTTGCTGGAGAGGGAAGTTGTACAGGTGCTAAAAATATATACAACCTTGCTATGATTAATGAAAAGTCTAATACTGAGAAGTTGTCTAGTGCTACAGCTGAGGAAAGGGCAATtgatggaacagtttcacagCCTGAGCTGCACCCTGGAGACCAACCCCAAACTGATGAAACAATTGAAGAGCACTTAAGCCAACAGGATGATGCTGTGGCCAGCAGTAAGGAATCTGACCTTTCATGGATTCCCACAATACCAGGAGCTGCTGAAGCAGATGTTTGTGTGGGCACCTGTGAAGGTGTCAATACGTTGAAATGTTTTCCCTCACAATGGCTGCAGTATTTTGATGGATCTCTGGGGAAGACAGTGTATGTAAACAGTGTGACTGGAGTGAGTAGTTATGAACTTCCACCAGAGTCTCAGACACATGCTGCCTGCACGAAAGACTTCACAACTATGGCAGTTAACGTCCTCATGAAGACTG GTGTCACATACAGATGCTACCCGTTCCGCAGTGAAAACCTGATCCCATTCTTGCCTCGGTCACGAGAAGAAAGGCAGGAAGACAAAGTTGATGAAGAGCTCGGTGATGGAAGAG ATGCTCAGCTGGGGTCAAGTGGGTCACTGCGTTCTTTATTCTTGAAGTGGAAGAATCCAGTCTTTTTCCGGTCCCCAGAG